The Streptomyces sp. NBC_01439 genome contains the following window.
GAACGGAAGACCCGAGCAGTTCACGGCGCGGCCGAACGAACTGCTCGTGGAACGGCTCCGCGACGGCCTCGGGCTCACCGGCACCAAGGTCGGCTGTGACACCGGCCAGTGCGGCACCTGCGTCGTCCGCCTCGACGGCCGGTCCGTCAAGAGCTGCCTGGTCCTGACCGTCTCCGCCGCCGGCAGCGAGGTGGCCACCATCGAGGGCGAGACCACCCGCGGCGGTGAACTGTCCGGCCTCCAGGAGGCACTGCGCCAGGAGCACGGCACCCAGTGCGGCTTCTGCACCCCCGGCATGGTCATGGCGCTGGGCGAACTCGTCGACTCCACCGCCGGCGGCGAGGCCCCCACCGAACCCGAGATCCGCGAGTGGCTCACCGGCAACCTGTGCCGCTGCACCGGCTACCACAGCGTCGTACGGGGCGTGCAGCGCGCCTGTGCGGCAGCCCGCGCCGAGGCGCCCTCCGGTGTCGGCGAGCCCGCCGTCGCCGCATCCACCACTGCCGGACAGGAGGTGTGAGGGACATGACCGCAGTGACGGGGGAGACCCCGGCCACGGGGAGCGGAGTCCTCGGGCAGCCACTGGACAGCCGTGAGGATCCGCAGCTGCTGCGCGGCGAAGCCACGTACGTGGCGGACATCGACCTGCCGTGCACCGCCCACATGGCCATCCTGGGCAGCCCGGTGGCGCACGCGAAGATCCTCTCCATCGAGACCAAGGCCGCCGAGCAGCTGCCCGGCGTGCTCAAGGTGGCCACCGCCGCCGACTTCACCGACGTCATGCCGCTGCCCTGCATCTGGATCCCCGGCGGCGTCGAGAGCCACTTCCCGCCCCACCCCTACGGACTGCCCGGCGCCCGCCCGGTCCTGACCGGCGACACCGTCCGGCACGTGGGCGACCCCATCGCCGTGGTCGTCGCCGAGACCCCGCGCCAAGCCACCGCGGCGCTCGCCGCCATCGCCGTCGAGTACGAGCCGCTGCCCGTGGTCACCCGCGCCGACGAGGCGCTCGCCGAGGGCGCGCCCCAGCTGCACGAGACCGTCCCCGGCAACCTGAACGCGTACTGGACCTGCGGCGACAAGGACCGGACCGACGCGGCCCTCGCCGAAGCCGAGGTCACCGTCGAGCTCGACCTCGTCAACCAGCGCACCATCAACAGCCCCATCGAGCCGCGCGGCGCCGTCGGCGACTACAACGCGGCCACCGGCGAGTACACGCTCTACGCCTCCACCCAGGGCCCGCACAACCACCGCTTCCTGCTCTCCGCGCTGGTCCTCGGCATCCCCTTCAACAAGCTCCGGGTGATCGCCCCGACCGTCGGCGGCAGCTTCGGCACCAAGGGCTACCTGTACCCCGACATGGCGCTGGTGCTGCTGCTGTCCAAGGCGCTCGGCCGGCCCGTGAAGTGGGTGGACACCCGCACCGGGCTGATGAACTCCACCGTCCAGGGCCGCGACCACCGCCAGCACGTGACGCTCGCCGGCACCCGCGACGGCCGGATCACCGCCGTGCGCTGCACCAGCTACGCCAACCTCGGCGCGTACCCCTCGACGATCGGCCCCGGTGTCGCCACCGCCCTGATGGGCCGCTCCATCAGCGGCATGTACGACATCGACGCCGCCTTCTGCGAGGTCTACGCCGCCTTCACCAACACCGTCTCGCTCGGCGCCCAGCGCGGCAGCGGGCGCGCCGAGGCCGCCTTCCTCATGGAGCGCCTCGTCGACCGGTACGCCGGCGAGATCGGCATGGACCCGGCGGCCGTCCGCCGCAAGAACCTGGTGCCGAAGGAGAAGTTCCCGTACGACAACGGCCTCGGCTGGACCTACGACTCCGGGAACTACCAGCTGAACTTCGACAAGGCCATCGAGCTGTCGGGCTACGCCGACATGCCCGCCCGCAAGGCCGAGGCCCGCACCCGCGGCAAGCGGCTCGGCGTCGGCCTCGCCACCTACGTGGCGATCTGCGGGGTCGGCCCCTCCACCCGGATGTCCCAGGAGGGCATGCTCGGCGGCAGCTGGGAGAGCGCGAACATCCGCGTCCACCCGACCGGCGAGGTCACCGTCATCGTGGGTTCCGCCTCCACGGGCCAGAGCCACGGCACGGTCTTCGCGCAGGTCGCCGCCGACGAGTTCGGCATCGACCCGGACACCGTCCAGGTCCTGGAGGGCGACACGCAGAAGGCCCCGTACGGGCAGGGCACCTACGGGTCCCGCTCCTACAGCATGGCCGCGCCCGCCGTCGCCCTCACCGCCCGCAAGATCAAGAGCAAGTTGATCCGTGCCGGTGCCGTCTTCCTCGGGGTCCCCGAGGACAAGGTGGTCTACGAGGGCGGCCGCGTCTACGAAGAGGGCAACGAGCAGAACACCAAGACCTTTGCCGAGCTGGCCACGGCCATGTGGTACGGCTGGGGGCTGCCCGCGGAGATCGAACCCGCCCTCGACGAGACCACCCACTTCGACCCGCCGGACTTCAACTACCCCTTCGGCACGCACGTGGCGGTCGTCGAGATCGACGAACTGACCGGCGAGACCGAGGTGGTGTCCTACACCGCCGTCGACGACGCCGGCCACATCGGCAACCCCAAGATCGTCCTCGGTCAGATCGAGGGCAGCATCACGCACGGCCTGGGCCAGGCCCTGATGGAGGCCGCCGTCTACGACGAACAGGGCCTGCTCATCAGCTCCGACCTGACCACGTACGCCCTGCCGCGCGCCGCCGACGTGCCGCTCTTCACGCTCGACAAGACCGTCACGCCCAGCCCGCACAATCCGCTCGGCGCCAAGGGGGCCGGCGAGATCGCCACCGTCCCGCCCGCCGCGGCCGTCGTCAACGCCGTCGTCGACGCCCTGTCCGACCTGGGTGTCCAGCACATCGACATGCCCCTCACCCCCGAGAAGGTCTGGCGCCGCCTGAGAGGGGAAGCCCAGTGATCCTCACCGAGTTCGACTACGTGCGGCCCGCCGACCTCGACGAGGCGCTCACCCTGTTGTCCGGGACGCGTGGCGCCCGGGTCCTGGCCGGAGGCCAGAGCCTGCTGCCCGACCTACGTGCGGGAGCCGACCGGGCCGCCCTGCTGGTCGACATCCGGCGGCTGGCGGAGCTGCGCGGCGTCACGCGCACGCCCGACGGCACCCGGCTGCGGATCGGGTCCCTCACCACGCTCGCCGAGCTCGCCGCCGACCCGCTGGTGCTCGCCGAAGCCCCGGAACTGGCCGCCGCGGCCCGCGCCAACGGCGACCCCCAGGTGCGCAACCTCGGCACCGTCGGCGGCAACCTCGCCGCCGCCGGGCGGGCCACCGACCTGCCGGTCGCCGCCATGGCCGCCGACGCCGTGGTCGAACTGGCCGGCCCCGGCGGGCGCTCCACCCTGGCCGCCGAAGAGCTCGCGGCCGGCAGCCCGCCCACCGCCGCGGTCCTCACCGCGCTGCTCGTACCGGCCGCGGGACCTGCCGCCGCCTTCGAGAAGACCGCCGACCGCGCCACCCGCTACCCGGTGTGCGCCACCGCCGTACGGATCACCCCCGGCGGGCCGCGCATCGCCGTCACCGGGGCCACCCCCCGGCCCTTGCGGCTGCGCGGGGTCGAGGACCGGCTGCGCGGGGGCCCGTACGGCACGGACGCCGTGCTCGCGGCCTTCCGCGCCGAACCCAGGGAGCTCTTCGTCCCCGGGCGCGGCACCTCGGCCGAGTACCTCGGTCATCTCGTGGGGGTCCTCACGGCCCGAGCCTTGCAGAGGGCCGAGCAGGCCCTCGACCGATAGCCCGGAAGGGCACGCCACGGGGCCCGCCACGGGCCCCATCACGGGGGAGTTGAGTGACGCAGTGGCCGACACATCCGAGACGACCACGGGGGTAACCGTGCACCCAGCCGCCCGCGCGGCCAGTGCGCCCAGAGGCTCCGGCTTCTGGGTGGTGGGAGCGGTCCTCGTGCTGCTGATGCTCTCCTCCTCCGTGCCCTCCGCCCTCTACGTGCTCTACCAGCAGGAGTGGGGGCTCTCCTCCGGCACGATCACGGTGGTCTTCGCCCTGTACGCGGTCACCGTGCTGGCCGGGCTGCTGCTGTTCGGCTCCCTCTCCGACACCCTGGGCCGGCGCCCGGTCCTGGGCGGCGCACTGGTCCTGGCCATGGTCTCGATGGGCCTGTTCGCCGGGGCCCGGGGCCTCGGACTGCTGCTGGCCGCCCGCGCCGTCCAGGGGCTCGCCGTGGGCCTGGCCACCGGGGCGATGGGCGCGGCCCTGCTGGAACTCAGCCCCGCCTCCAGACCCGCGCTCGGCGCCCAGGTCAACAGCGCCGGCCCCACCGTGGGCATCGGGCTCGGCGGGATCGGGGCCGGACTTCTCGTCCAGTTCGCGCCCGCGCCGACGGCACTGAGCTACCTGCTGCTGGTCGGGGCCTTCGCCGCGACCTTGGTGGGGGTGGTCCGGATGCGGGAGAGCGCGCCGGGCGCCGGCGGCCGCTTCCGGGTGGTCCCGCACCGGATCCGCGTACCGGCGGACGCCCGGGGTCGCTTCACCGTCCTCGTCCTGACCATCGTCGCGGTCTGGTCGGTGGGCGGCTTCTACCTCTCCCTCGGCCCGCACCTGGCGCTGTCGCTGCTGGAGTCCACCAACTACCTCGTCGGCGGGGCCACGGTCGCCCTGCTCGCCGGCGCCGCCACCGCCGCCCAGCTGGTGCTCGGCAGCACCGAGGCGCTGCGCACCGCCGTGCTCGGTCTGTTCGGCCTCCTCGCCGGACTCGGCCTGGTGCTCCTCGCGCTGGGGATCCGCTCGGCCGCCGTGTTCCTCGTGGCCACGGCCGTCCTCGGCAGCGGCTGGGGCGCCGCGTTCCTCGGTTCGTTCCGCGCGCTGAGCACGCTCGCGCAGCCGGCGCACCGCGGCGAACTGACCGCCGCCGTATACGTCTTCGCGTACCTCGCGATGAGCATTCCGGCGGTCCTCGCCGGGATGCTCACCAACATCCACGGGCTGCACCGCACCTCGGTCGGCTTCATGGCCGCCGTGGCCGGCGTGTGTGCGCTGGCCCTGCTGGCCACCCTACGACTGGCCGCCCGTACCCGGGCCGAGGGGAGCGCGGCGTGAACGCTGCGGACACGAAGGGCCCCGGGCTGCGGTCGGCCCTGCGCGAGCTGGAGATCTTCGCCGGGATCACCGAGGACCAGCTGGACTGGCTGGTCTCGGTGTCCGAGCCCCGGGTCCTGGCCGACGGCGACGTCCTCTTCCGGGACGGCGAAGAGGCCACCGGCTTCCACGTCCTGCTCTCCGGCGGGCTGGTCGTCACCAAGGTCGTCGACGGCCGGGAGGAGGTGCTCACCCGGCACTCCACCGAGGAGGAGAGCGCCGCCGCCGAGGACCACGACGGCAAGCCGTCCGCCGCCCACCGGTTCACCGGCGAACTGCCCCTGCTGACCGACGGGTCCTACGTGGCCACCGCGGCCGCCAGCGGCCCGTCGACCACGGTGGTGGCCTACCCGAAGCCGGTCTTCTTCGAGATGCTGACCCGCTGCCACGGGGTGGCCGCCGTACTGATCCCCGTA
Protein-coding sequences here:
- a CDS encoding FAD binding domain-containing protein; amino-acid sequence: MILTEFDYVRPADLDEALTLLSGTRGARVLAGGQSLLPDLRAGADRAALLVDIRRLAELRGVTRTPDGTRLRIGSLTTLAELAADPLVLAEAPELAAAARANGDPQVRNLGTVGGNLAAAGRATDLPVAAMAADAVVELAGPGGRSTLAAEELAAGSPPTAAVLTALLVPAAGPAAAFEKTADRATRYPVCATAVRITPGGPRIAVTGATPRPLRLRGVEDRLRGGPYGTDAVLAAFRAEPRELFVPGRGTSAEYLGHLVGVLTARALQRAEQALDR
- a CDS encoding (2Fe-2S)-binding protein: MNGRPEQFTARPNELLVERLRDGLGLTGTKVGCDTGQCGTCVVRLDGRSVKSCLVLTVSAAGSEVATIEGETTRGGELSGLQEALRQEHGTQCGFCTPGMVMALGELVDSTAGGEAPTEPEIREWLTGNLCRCTGYHSVVRGVQRACAAARAEAPSGVGEPAVAASTTAGQEV
- a CDS encoding xanthine dehydrogenase family protein molybdopterin-binding subunit, with the protein product MTAVTGETPATGSGVLGQPLDSREDPQLLRGEATYVADIDLPCTAHMAILGSPVAHAKILSIETKAAEQLPGVLKVATAADFTDVMPLPCIWIPGGVESHFPPHPYGLPGARPVLTGDTVRHVGDPIAVVVAETPRQATAALAAIAVEYEPLPVVTRADEALAEGAPQLHETVPGNLNAYWTCGDKDRTDAALAEAEVTVELDLVNQRTINSPIEPRGAVGDYNAATGEYTLYASTQGPHNHRFLLSALVLGIPFNKLRVIAPTVGGSFGTKGYLYPDMALVLLLSKALGRPVKWVDTRTGLMNSTVQGRDHRQHVTLAGTRDGRITAVRCTSYANLGAYPSTIGPGVATALMGRSISGMYDIDAAFCEVYAAFTNTVSLGAQRGSGRAEAAFLMERLVDRYAGEIGMDPAAVRRKNLVPKEKFPYDNGLGWTYDSGNYQLNFDKAIELSGYADMPARKAEARTRGKRLGVGLATYVAICGVGPSTRMSQEGMLGGSWESANIRVHPTGEVTVIVGSASTGQSHGTVFAQVAADEFGIDPDTVQVLEGDTQKAPYGQGTYGSRSYSMAAPAVALTARKIKSKLIRAGAVFLGVPEDKVVYEGGRVYEEGNEQNTKTFAELATAMWYGWGLPAEIEPALDETTHFDPPDFNYPFGTHVAVVEIDELTGETEVVSYTAVDDAGHIGNPKIVLGQIEGSITHGLGQALMEAAVYDEQGLLISSDLTTYALPRAADVPLFTLDKTVTPSPHNPLGAKGAGEIATVPPAAAVVNAVVDALSDLGVQHIDMPLTPEKVWRRLRGEAQ
- a CDS encoding MFS transporter, which produces MADTSETTTGVTVHPAARAASAPRGSGFWVVGAVLVLLMLSSSVPSALYVLYQQEWGLSSGTITVVFALYAVTVLAGLLLFGSLSDTLGRRPVLGGALVLAMVSMGLFAGARGLGLLLAARAVQGLAVGLATGAMGAALLELSPASRPALGAQVNSAGPTVGIGLGGIGAGLLVQFAPAPTALSYLLLVGAFAATLVGVVRMRESAPGAGGRFRVVPHRIRVPADARGRFTVLVLTIVAVWSVGGFYLSLGPHLALSLLESTNYLVGGATVALLAGAATAAQLVLGSTEALRTAVLGLFGLLAGLGLVLLALGIRSAAVFLVATAVLGSGWGAAFLGSFRALSTLAQPAHRGELTAAVYVFAYLAMSIPAVLAGMLTNIHGLHRTSVGFMAAVAGVCALALLATLRLAARTRAEGSAA